From Aedes albopictus strain Foshan chromosome 1, AalbF5, whole genome shotgun sequence, one genomic window encodes:
- the LOC134284480 gene encoding uncharacterized protein LOC134284480, producing the protein MVRTFRGNHTIYQSCGNTRELGTAFIVMGDMQRRVIGWWPIDERMCRLRIKGRFFNFSIINVHSPHSGSTDDDKDAFYAQLEREYDRCPNHDVKIIIGDLNAQVGQEEEFRPTIGKFSAHQLTNENGLRLIDFAASKNMAIRSTFFQHSLPYRYTWRSPQQTESQIDHVLIDGRHFSDIIDVRTYRGANIDSDHYLVMVKLRPKLSVINNVHYRRPPRYDLERLKQPDVATAYAQNLEAALPDEGVLDVAPLEDCWSTMKAAINNAAESTIGYVERSRRNDWFDEECRAVLEEKDAARAVMLQHGTRQNVERYRQKRKQQTRLFREKKRRLEEAECEEMELLCRSQETRKFYQKLNASRKGYVPQAEICRDKEGSLLTDKREVIERWKQHFDEHLNGEENVGTEDQGSRGNDYVGAAEDGNEPTPTLREVKDAIHQLKNNKAAGKDGIAAELIKMGPEKLATCLHQLVVKIWETEQLPEEWKEGIICPIHKKGDKLMCENFRAITVLNAAYKVLSQIIFRRLSPKVNEFVGSYQAGFIDGRSTTDQIFTVRQILQKCREYQGREQLSREAD; encoded by the exons atggtgcgaacgtttagaggtaatcataccatctaccagagttgcggcaacacacgtgagctgggaacagcttttatagtgatgggcgacatgcagaggcgcgtgatcggttggtggccgatcgacgaaagaatgtgcaggttgaggatcaaaggccgattcttcaacttcagcataataaacgtgcacagccctcactccggaagcactgatgatgacaaagacgcattttacgcgcagctcgaacgcgagtacgaccgctgcccaaaccacgacgtcaagatcatcataggggatctaaacgctcaggtaggccaggaggaggaattcagaccgacgattggaaagttcagcgcccaccagctgacgaacgaaaatggcctacgcctcatcgatttcgccgcctccaagaacatggccattcgtagcaccttctttcagcacagcctcccgtatcgttacacctggagatcaccacaacaaacggaatcgcaaatcgaccacgttctgattgatggacggcacttctccgacattatcgacgtcaggacctatcgtggcgctaatatcgactccgatcactacctggtgatggttaaactgcgcccaaaactctccgttattaacaacgtacattaccggcggccgccccggtacgatctagagcgactgaagcaaccggatgtcgccaccgcatacgcgcagaatctcgaggcagcgttgccggacgagggtgtgctcgatgtggcccctctagaggactgctggagtacaatgaaagcagccatcaacaatgcagccgagagcactatcgggtacgtagaacggagtcgacgaaacgattggttcgacgaggagtgcagagcggttctggaggagaaggatgcagcgcgggcggtaatgctgcagcatggaacccgacagaatgtggagcgatacagacagaagcggaagcagcagacccgtctcttccgggagaaaaagcgccgcctggaagaagcggagtgcgaggaaatggaactgctgtgccgttcacaggaaacacgcaagttctaccagaagctcaacgcatcccgcaaaggctacgtgccgcaagccgaaatctgcagggataaggaagggagcctcctgacggacaaacgtgaggtgatcgaaaggtggaagcagcacttcgacgagcacctgaatggcgaagagaatgtaggcacggaggaccaaggcagcagaggaaatgactatgttggtgcagcagaggacgggaacgaaccaactcccacgctgagggaagttaaggatgccatccaccagctcaaaaacaacaaagcggctggtaaggacggtatcgcagcggaactcatcaagatgggcccggaaaagttggccacctgtctgcaccagttagtagtcaagatctgggaaaccgaacagctaccggaggagtggaaggaagggataatctgtcccatccacaagaaaggcgacaagttaatgtgtgagaactttcgagcgatcaccgttttgaatgccgcctacaaagtgctatcccagatcatcttccgtcgtctttcacctaaagtaaatgagttcgtgggaagttaccaagccggtttcatcgacggccggtcgacaacggaccagatcttcaccgtacggcaaatcctccagaaatgccgtgaataccag ggacgagaacagctttcccgggaagctgactag